Proteins found in one Quercus robur chromosome 2, dhQueRobu3.1, whole genome shotgun sequence genomic segment:
- the LOC126714878 gene encoding carbonic anhydrase, chloroplastic isoform X3: MSTASINGWCISSISPASQSSLIKKATLRPSVFARLNSSPSPPSLIQNKPVFAAPAPIITPTWREDMGKDSYEEAIDGLKKLLSEKGELKAAAAAKVEQITAELQTPNSNGAFNPVERIKTGFVHFKKEKYDKNPALYGELAKGQSPKFMVFACSDSRVCPSHVLDFQPGEAFMVRNVANLVPPYDKTKYAGVGAAVEYAVLHLKVEYIVVIGHSACGGIKGLLSFPFDGTSTTDFIEDWVKIALPAKNKVKSEFAGASVPELCGHCEKEAVNVSLGNLLSYPFVREGLVNKTLGLKGGYYDFVKGTFELWGLEFGLNPSFSVKDVATILHWKL, translated from the exons ATGTCGACGGCTTCAATCAACGGGTGGTGCATTTCATCTATCTCTCCTGCTTCCCAATCTTCTCTTATCAAGAAAGCTACATTACGTCCATCTGTCTTTGCTAGGCTTAACTCTTCTCCCTCTCCTCCCTCCCTCATCCAAAACAAGCCTGTTTTCGCTGCCCCTGCTCCCATCATCACCCCTACTTGG AGAGAAGACATGGGGAAGGACTCGTACGAGGAAGCTATTGATGGTCTCAAGAAACTTCTCAG TGAGAAAGGAGAGCTGAAAGCTGCTGCAGCTGCAAAAGTGGAGCAGATAACAGCAGAGTTACAAACACCAAATTCTAATGGCGCGTTTAACCCAGTTGAGAGGATCAAAACTGGTTTCGTTCACttcaaaaaagagaaatatgA TAAGAACCCTGCTTTGTATGGTGAACTGGCCAAAGGCCAAAGCCCCAAG TTTATGGTGTTTGCATGCTCGGACTCCCGGGTTTGTCCATCACATGTGCTTGATTTCCAACCAGGAGAGGCTTTTATGGTCCGAAATGTTGCTAACTTGGTTCCACCATATGATAAG ACTAAATATGCTGGAGTTGGTGCTGCAGTTGAATACGCAGTTTTGCATCTCAAG GTGGAATACATTGTGGTGATTGGACACAGTGCATGTGGTGGAATTAAGGGGCTTCTTTCCTTTCCCTTCGATGGAACCAGCACTAC TGACTTTATTGAAGACTGGGTCAAAATTGCTTTGCCTGCCAAGAACAAGGTGAAATCAGAATTCGCTGGTGCTTCTGTCCCAGAACTATGTGGACATTGTGAAAAG GAGGCGGTGAATGTGTCACTTGGAAACCTGCTGTCCTATCCATTTGTAAGAGAAGGCTTGGTGAACAAGACCCTAGGATTGAAGGGTGGTTATTATGACTTTGTTAAAGGAACCTTTGAGCTTTGGGGGCTTGAGTTTGGACTGAATCCTTCTTTCTCC GTAAAAGACGTGGCCACGATACTGCATTGGAAGCTCTAG
- the LOC126714878 gene encoding carbonic anhydrase, chloroplastic isoform X1, translated as MSTASINGWCISSISPASQSSLIKKATLRPSVFARLNSSPSPPSLIQNKPVFAAPAPIITPTWREDMGKDSYEEAIDGLKKLLSEKGELKAAAAAKVEQITAELQTPNSNGAFNPVERIKTGFVHFKKEKYDKNPALYGELAKGQSPKFMVFACSDSRVCPSHVLDFQPGEAFMVRNVANLVPPYDKTKYAGVGAAVEYAVLHLKVEYIVVIGHSACGGIKGLLSFPFDGTSTTDFIEDWVKIALPAKNKVKSEFAGASVPELCGHCEKEAVNVSLGNLLSYPFVREGLVNKTLGLKGGYYDFVKGTFELWGLEFGLNPSFSVKDVATILHWKL; from the exons ATGTCGACGGCTTCAATCAACGGGTGGTGCATTTCATCTATCTCTCCTGCTTCCCAATCTTCTCTTATCAAGAAAGCTACATTACGTCCATCTGTCTTTGCTAGGCTTAACTCTTCTCCCTCTCCTCCCTCCCTCATCCAAAACAAGCCTGTTTTCGCTGCCCCTGCTCCCATCATCACCCCTACTTGG AGAGAAGACATGGGGAAGGACTCGTACGAGGAAGCTATTGATGGTCTCAAGAAACTTCTCAG TGAGAAAGGAGAGCTGAAAGCTGCTGCAGCTGCAAAAGTGGAGCAGATAACAGCAGAGTTACAAACACCAAATTCTAATGGCGCGTTTAACCCAGTTGAGAGGATCAAAACTGGTTTCGTTCACttcaaaaaagagaaatatgA TAAGAACCCTGCTTTGTATGGTGAACTGGCCAAAGGCCAAAGCCCCAAG TTTATGGTGTTTGCATGCTCGGACTCCCGGGTTTGTCCATCACATGTGCTTGATTTCCAACCAGGAGAGGCTTTTATGGTCCGAAATGTTGCTAACTTGGTTCCACCATATGATAAG ACTAAATATGCTGGAGTTGGTGCTGCAGTTGAATACGCAGTTTTGCATCTCAAG GTGGAATACATTGTGGTGATTGGACACAGTGCATGTGGTGGAATTAAGGGGCTTCTTTCCTTTCCCTTCGATGGAACCAGCACTAC TGACTTTATTGAAGACTGGGTCAAAATTGCTTTGCCTGCCAAGAACAAGGTGAAATCAGAATTCGCTGGTGCTTCTGTCCCAGAACTATGTGGACATTGTGAAAAG GAGGCGGTGAATGTGTCACTTGGAAACCTGCTGTCCTATCCATTTGTAAGAGAAGGCTTGGTGAACAAGACCCTAGGATTGAAGGGTGGTTATTATGACTTTGTTAAAGGAACCTTTGAGCTTTGGGGGCTTGAGTTTGGACTGAATCCTTCTTTCTCC GTAAAAGACGTGGCCACGATTCTGCATTGGAAGCTCTAG
- the LOC126714878 gene encoding beta carbonic anhydrase 1, chloroplastic isoform X4, which produces MGKDSYEEAIDGLKKLLSEKGELKAAAAAKVEQITAELQTPNSNGAFNPVERIKTGFVHFKKEKYDKNPALYGELAKGQSPKFMVFACSDSRVCPSHVLDFQPGEAFMVRNVANLVPPYDKTKYAGVGAAVEYAVLHLKVEYIVVIGHSACGGIKGLLSFPFDGTSTTDFIEDWVKIALPAKNKVKSEFAGASVPELCGHCEKEAVNVSLGNLLSYPFVREGLVNKTLGLKGGYYDFVKGTFELWGLEFGLNPSFSVKDVATILHWKL; this is translated from the exons ATGGGGAAGGACTCGTACGAGGAAGCTATTGATGGTCTCAAGAAACTTCTCAG TGAGAAAGGAGAGCTGAAAGCTGCTGCAGCTGCAAAAGTGGAGCAGATAACAGCAGAGTTACAAACACCAAATTCTAATGGCGCGTTTAACCCAGTTGAGAGGATCAAAACTGGTTTCGTTCACttcaaaaaagagaaatatgA TAAGAACCCTGCTTTGTATGGTGAACTGGCCAAAGGCCAAAGCCCCAAG TTTATGGTGTTTGCATGCTCGGACTCCCGGGTTTGTCCATCACATGTGCTTGATTTCCAACCAGGAGAGGCTTTTATGGTCCGAAATGTTGCTAACTTGGTTCCACCATATGATAAG ACTAAATATGCTGGAGTTGGTGCTGCAGTTGAATACGCAGTTTTGCATCTCAAG GTGGAATACATTGTGGTGATTGGACACAGTGCATGTGGTGGAATTAAGGGGCTTCTTTCCTTTCCCTTCGATGGAACCAGCACTAC TGACTTTATTGAAGACTGGGTCAAAATTGCTTTGCCTGCCAAGAACAAGGTGAAATCAGAATTCGCTGGTGCTTCTGTCCCAGAACTATGTGGACATTGTGAAAAG GAGGCGGTGAATGTGTCACTTGGAAACCTGCTGTCCTATCCATTTGTAAGAGAAGGCTTGGTGAACAAGACCCTAGGATTGAAGGGTGGTTATTATGACTTTGTTAAAGGAACCTTTGAGCTTTGGGGGCTTGAGTTTGGACTGAATCCTTCTTTCTCC GTAAAAGACGTGGCCACGATACTGCATTGGAAGCTCTAG
- the LOC126714880 gene encoding transcription factor WER-like produces MTKKMMEEGNTYKKGLWTKEEDKILTDYIKVHGEGKWNLAAKKTDLKRCGKSCRLRWMNYLSPNVKQGSFTEEEEDLIIRLHNLLGNRWSLIAKRVPGRTDNQVKNYWNSHLSKKLGLKKQNSHLGVTGLNNSKTVIVSETSRTVSPCCNTSKAIEDEASIGTQNFGKASDSQKSEISKSYINSFWEYSESDLDLSNPDGLLGWDFFNFA; encoded by the exons ATGACAAAGAAAATGATGGAGGAAGGGAACACATATAAGAAGGGTTTATGGACTAAGGAAGAAGACAAGATACTTACGGATTACATTAAGGTGCATGGAGAAGGAAAGTGGAATCTTGCTGCTAAGAAGACAG ATTTGAAGAGATGTGGGAAGAGTTGTAGGTTAAGGTGGATGAATTACCTAAGTCCTAATGTGAAGCAAGGCAGTTTTactgaggaagaagaagaccttATTATCAGACTTCATAATCTCCTTGGAAACAG gTGGTCTTTGATTGCTAAACGGGTGCCTGGACGAACTGACAATCAAGTGAAAAACTACTGGAACTCTCATCTGAGCAAAAAGCTGGGCCTCAAGAAGCAAAATAGTCATCTTGGTGTTACAGGCCTCAATAACTCCAAGACAGTGATAGTCTCTGAGACTTCCAGAACTGTAAGTCCTTGTTGTAATACCAGCAAAGCTATTGAAGATGAGGCAAGTATAGGCACTCAGAATTTTGGTAAGGCCTCAGACTCGCAAAAATCAGAAATCAGCAAGAGTTATATTAACTCTTTTTGGGAGTACTCTGAGAGCGACTTAGATTTAAGCAACCCTGATGGACTTCTGGGATGggacttttttaattttgcttga
- the LOC126714882 gene encoding protease Do-like 1, chloroplastic → MAASSLLNSTFFHASSPPPPSPYNRKPISFPSSSSKSLFPPRSSLNPLILSIHQNSLITPNCSSNNNNNYLFAKQNRFFFFSSAALDSLLLLCASLALSISLFVGDVDSASAFVVTTPRKLQTDELATVRLFQENTPSVVYITNLAVKQDAFTLDVLEVPQGSGSGFVWDKQGHVVTNYHVIRGASDLRVTLADQTTYDARVVGFDQDKDVAVLRVDAPKDKLRPIPVGISADLLVGQKVFAIGNPFGLDHTLTTGVISGLRREISSAATGRPIQDVIQTDAAINPGNSGGPLLDSSGSLIGINTAIYSPSGASSGVGFSIPVDTVGGIVDQLVRFGKVTRPILGIKFAPDQSVEQLGVSGVLVLDAPASGPAGKAGLQPTKRDAYGRLILGDIITSVNGKKVTNGSDLYRILDQCKVGEKVTVEVLRGDHKEKIPVTLEPKADES, encoded by the exons ATGGCTGCTTCTTCACTCCTCAACTCCACATTCTTCCACGCCTcttctccaccaccaccatcaccatacAACAGAAAACCAATTTCCTTTCCCTCCTCCTCTTCCAAATCCCTCTTTCCTCCCCGCTCCTCCCTTAATCCCCTTATCCTTTCCATCCACCAAAACTCTCTCATAACCCCAAACTGTAGTagtaacaacaataacaactaccTCTTCGCCAAACAAaaccgcttcttcttcttctcctcagcCGCCCTAGATTCCCTCCTCCTTCTCTGCGCTTCACTCGCCTTATCCATCTCTCTCTTTGTCGGCGATGTCGACTCCGCCTCCGCCTTCGTCGTCACCACTCCCAGGAAATTACAGACCGATGAGCTCGCCACCGTTCGCCTTTTCCAAGAGAACACTCCCTCCGTTGTTTACATCACCAATCTCGCTGTCAA gcAGGACGCGTTTACTCTGGACGTGTTAGAAGTGCCGCAGGGTTCGGGTTCAGGGTTCGTGTGGGACAAACAGGGTCACGTTGTTACCAATTACCATGTCATTCGTGGCGCTTCTGATCTTAG AGTCACTCTTGCTGACCAGACAACTTATGATGCAAGAGTTGTTGGATTCGACCAAGATAAGGATGTTGCTGTGTTGCGTGTTGATGCACCCAAAGACAAACTGAGACCCATACCTGTTGGAATCTCTGCGGACCTGCTTGTTGGTCAAAAAGTTTTTGCTATTGGAAACCCT TTTGGACTTGACCATACTCTTACAACTGGTGTTATCAG TGGGCTTCGCAGAGAAATCAGTTCTGCAGCTACTGGCCGACCTATTCAGGATGTTATACAGACAGATGCTGCCATCAATCCTGGTAATAGTGGAGGGCCTCTATTAGATAGTTCTGGAAGTCTGATTGGGATAAACACGGCTATATATTCTCCATCTGGTGCATCCTCTGGTGTTGGATTTTCAATTCCTGTTGATACC GTAGGTGGCATTGTTGACCAGTTGGTGAGATTTGGGAAGGTTACAAGACCAATTTTAGGAATTAAGTTTGCACCTGATCAATCAGTGGAGCAGTTGGGTGTAAGTGGGGTGCTTGTCTTAGATGCTCCTGCAAGTGGGCCAGCTGGTAAAGCG GGCCTGCAACCAACCAAACGTGATGCCTATGGTAGACTCATTTTGGGTGACATCATAACATCTGTGAATGGTAAGAAGGTCACCAATGGCAGTGATTTGTACAGAATTCTTGACCAATGTAAAGTGGGCGAGaag GTGACTGTGGAGGTGTTGCGTGGTGATCACAAGGAGAAGATTCCTGTAACCCTTGAACCGAAGGCTGATGAGTCATGA
- the LOC126714883 gene encoding uncharacterized protein LOC126714883 translates to MWNWFGNWLKQPPPPVVLVPPLFDFPPLAARTRMLESSYDLLFGKLALKCLFEDYFEEARHFSSRIMLKPIDDPHVDLVATVSGPLDNQPDENIVGNALFRWQSDVDDPNTFVDLFVSSSDPILQMRSSAYYPKYGFGAFGIFPLLLKRRVSSEDYGVFGLRYGSGNLSFGATFMPLSLKDEFAKSVWLVSKVGRLTAGVQYEPQYGSNDRANYKNLNDWSCAIGYGAGSGSPLSPSFNFGIELAKSSELIASFYQHVVVQRQIQNPLEEDEVVGITNYIDFGFELHSRVEDANASNKIPESTFQVAASWQANKNFLLKGKVGPQSSSASLAFKSWWKPAFTFNISATRDRVIGKTAFGFGIRVENLREASYQRADPNYVMLTPNMEHLAEGIVWEGKRPMLQSDVNAGNFDGIPRELRPFDKIL, encoded by the exons atgtgGAACTGGTTCGGGAATTGGTTGAAGCAGCCACCACCGCCAGTGGTGCTCGTCCCACCTCTCTTCGATTTCCCTCCTCTCGCTGCCCGGACCAG GATGTTGGAGTCATCATACGACTTGTTATTTGGGAAGCTTGCTTTGAAATGCCTTTTTGAGGACTATTTTGAAGAAGCACGGCATTTCAGCTCAAGAATTATGCTAAAGCCAATTGATGACCCTCATGTGGATTTGGTTGCTACT GTTTCAGGTCCACTTGATAATCAGCCTGACGAGAACATTGTAGGAAATGCACTATTTCGCTGGCAAAG TGATGTTGATGATCCTAATACATTTGTGGACCTTTTTGTATCGAGCTCTGACCC GATTTTGCAAATGAGGTCATCTGCTTACTACCCTAAATATGGATTTGGAGCATTTGGTATTTTTCCTTTGTTACTGAAGAGAAG AGTATCTTCTGAAGATTATGGTGTTTTTGGATTGAGATATGGCTCAGGAAATTTGTCATTTGGAGCCACGTTTATGCCTTTATCCT TGAAAGATGAATTTGCAAAAAGTGTATGGTTGGTAAGCAAGGTGGGAAGGCTAACTGCTGGAGTGCAATATGAGCCACAGT ATGGAAGCAATGATCgtgcaaattataaaaatttaaatgattggAGTTGTGCAATTGGCTATGGAGCAGGATCAGGCAGCCCCCTGAGTCCATCCTTCAATTTTGGTATTGAACTTGCTAAAAGTTCTGAG CTCATTGCCTCATTCTATCAACATGTGGTTGTCCAAAGACAG ATCCAGAACCCccttgaagaagatgaagtagttggaattacaaattatattgaCTTTGGCTTTGAGTTGCACTCAAG gGTCGAAGATGCCAATGCATCAAACAAGATCCCTGAGTCCACTTTTCAAGTGGCTGCATCCTGGCAAGCCAATAAAAACTTCTTGCTGAAG GGAAAAGTGGGGCCTCAGAGTTCATCTGCGTCCTTGGCATTCAAGTCATGGTGGAAACCTGCTTTCACTTTCAACATTTCAG CTACTAGAGATCGTGTTATTGGAAAGACAGCCTTTGGATTTGGCATTCGTGTCGAGAATCTGAGAGAAGCCAG TTATCAAAGAGCTGATCCAAATTATGTAATGCTTACACCAAACATGGAGCACCTAGCAGAGGGCATTGTTTGGGAAGGGAAGCGTCCTATGCTACAATCAGACGTCAATGCTGGAAATTTTGATGGCATACCAAGGGAATTGCGaccttttgataaaattttgtaa